The following are from one region of the Stanieria sp. NIES-3757 genome:
- a CDS encoding hypothetical protein (protein of unknown function DUF1622) has translation MLITLVRTLNNWVVAICQLLALFVIVTGIIKALIIYCKHVFSNSRSALAFQASRLELGYSFSLGLSFLVGGSILKTTIAPTWNDIGQLAAIIALRTVLNYLLLQAINNGSTDENQTSLLSEEQSKVSLSLEH, from the coding sequence ATGCTTATAACTTTAGTTAGAACCCTCAATAATTGGGTAGTTGCTATCTGTCAATTATTAGCACTGTTTGTGATTGTTACAGGGATTATCAAAGCTTTAATTATTTATTGTAAGCACGTTTTTTCTAATTCTCGTTCTGCCCTAGCTTTTCAAGCAAGTCGATTGGAGTTGGGTTATTCTTTTTCTTTAGGACTAAGCTTTCTGGTTGGTGGTAGCATTTTAAAAACAACGATCGCACCAACTTGGAATGATATTGGTCAATTGGCAGCAATTATTGCTTTACGAACAGTTTTAAATTATCTATTATTACAAGCTATTAACAACGGTTCAACCGATGAAAATCAAACATCTTTATTATCGGAAGAACAGTCAAAAGTTTCTTTAAGCTTGGAACATTAA
- a CDS encoding UDP-N-acetylmuramyl-tripeptide synthetase, translated as MMKLRELLLQISGVRQVSEHSALDTEVKRLCTNSHACQAGDLFIGMPGTRVDGGEFWQSAVAAGAVAALVTPQAVAKQPPNHDACIIEAEDMVAACASIAAAFYEYPAKKLKLIGVTGTNGKTTTTHLIEYFLSQSQLPTALFGTLYTRWLGYQQTALHTTPFAVELQSQLAEAVEAGNKYAVMEVSSHALAQGRVKNCAFEVAVFTNLTQDHLDYHRDMEDYFRCKALLFSPEYLPGKAIINLDDPYGERLIKKLDRNRVWSYSVSDSSADLCTSNLNYQPNGVSGILHTPVGEIPFSSPLVGQFNLSNLLAAVGAALNVGVDLATIAKHLPQFNGVPGRMERVHISDRQDLSVIVDYAHTPDSLENLLTAARPFIKGRMICVFGCGGDRDRTKRPLMGKIAADLADVVIVTSDNPRTEDPQRILADILAGIPESANSILVSDRASAIYLAISDAQPGDGVLIAGKGHEDYQILGTEKIHFDDREQAREALNTRLSNLIY; from the coding sequence ATGATGAAACTGCGTGAGTTATTGTTGCAAATTTCTGGTGTGAGACAAGTCTCCGAACATTCTGCTTTAGATACCGAAGTCAAAAGATTGTGTACTAATTCTCATGCTTGTCAAGCAGGAGATTTATTTATTGGGATGCCAGGTACTAGAGTAGATGGCGGTGAATTTTGGCAAAGTGCAGTAGCAGCAGGGGCGGTAGCAGCTTTGGTTACTCCTCAAGCAGTAGCCAAACAACCTCCTAATCATGATGCTTGTATCATTGAAGCGGAAGATATGGTGGCTGCTTGTGCTTCAATTGCTGCTGCTTTTTATGAATATCCTGCGAAAAAACTTAAGCTGATCGGAGTAACAGGCACAAATGGCAAAACCACGACAACTCATCTAATTGAATATTTTTTAAGTCAATCTCAGTTACCGACAGCTTTATTCGGTACTCTTTATACTCGTTGGCTTGGTTATCAACAAACTGCGCTACATACTACTCCGTTTGCGGTTGAGTTACAATCTCAGCTAGCTGAAGCCGTTGAAGCAGGAAATAAATATGCAGTCATGGAAGTAAGTTCCCATGCTTTGGCACAAGGAAGAGTGAAAAATTGTGCTTTTGAGGTGGCTGTTTTCACTAACTTGACTCAAGATCATCTCGATTATCATCGCGATATGGAAGATTATTTTCGCTGCAAAGCTTTATTGTTTAGTCCTGAATATCTCCCAGGCAAAGCTATTATTAATCTAGATGACCCCTATGGTGAGCGTTTAATTAAGAAGTTGGATCGCAATCGGGTATGGAGTTATAGTGTTAGCGACTCTTCGGCTGACTTATGTACTAGCAATTTAAATTATCAACCTAATGGAGTTAGCGGTATTTTACACACTCCTGTTGGGGAAATACCTTTTAGTTCGCCGTTAGTCGGTCAATTTAACCTCTCAAACTTGCTAGCAGCAGTAGGCGCAGCTTTAAATGTAGGTGTTGATTTGGCTACCATTGCCAAGCATTTGCCTCAATTTAATGGTGTACCAGGCAGAATGGAAAGAGTACACATTAGCGATCGCCAAGATCTTAGCGTTATTGTTGATTATGCTCATACTCCCGATAGTTTAGAAAATCTGCTTACAGCAGCACGCCCTTTTATTAAAGGTAGAATGATTTGTGTCTTTGGTTGTGGTGGCGATCGCGATCGCACTAAACGCCCCCTTATGGGTAAAATTGCTGCTGATTTAGCCGATGTAGTAATTGTTACTTCAGATAATCCTCGTACGGAAGATCCGCAAAGAATTTTAGCTGATATTTTGGCAGGTATTCCTGAGTCTGCTAATTCTATCTTGGTCAGCGATCGCGCTTCGGCAATTTATTTGGCAATTAGTGATGCACAGCCAGGAGATGGGGTGTTAATTGCAGGTAAAGGGCATGAAGATTATCAAATTTTAGGCACAGAAAAAATTCATTTTGATGACCGCGAACAAGCTAGAGAAGCATTAAATACTCGTTTGAGTAATTTAATCTATTAA
- a CDS encoding glutaredoxin 2, translating into MNSTILILYSKPGCHLCEGLQEKLTQVNQPKFTLEIRDITTREDWYTVYQYEIPVLCQKLPDRENPLPRLSPRASVKQLEQMLQKYLI; encoded by the coding sequence ATGAATTCAACCATTTTAATCCTCTATAGTAAGCCTGGGTGTCATTTGTGCGAAGGATTACAAGAAAAATTAACTCAAGTAAATCAGCCCAAATTTACTCTAGAAATACGCGATATTACTACTAGGGAAGATTGGTATACAGTTTACCAGTATGAAATTCCTGTACTGTGTCAAAAATTACCCGATCGCGAAAACCCCTTACCCCGTCTTTCTCCTCGCGCTTCTGTTAAACAATTGGAACAAATGTTACAGAAATATTTAATTTAA
- a CDS encoding putative major facilitator superfamily protein, translating into MSFGFFGIQYGWTLQIANTSAIYEYLGANAEQVPMLWLAAPLSGLFAQPIVGYFSDRTWTCIGRRRPYFLIGAILSSIALILMPNSPSLWIAAGLLWILDTSFNISMQPFRAFVSDLLPKQQITKGFTIQGFFIGFGAVVASLTPFFLNHFFGITNSSTAEHAIPLTVKISFYLGAIILLFTVFWTIFTTKENPPSTIERHNQPSKQSLAIIGQEILFLIKTMPTTMRQLAGVQFFTWLGMFCVFLYLPTAIAHHIFGAIIEGSPSYTAGIEWAGFCIAVYNAVCFIFSWFIPKIVLVTSRKATHSLCLLCGGLSTISLLFIHNQYLILIPMIGFGIAWASILSIPYAILSDSLTTKNTGFYLGIFNTFIVFPQIVASLGLGWVMVNYLHSDRLLTVALGGVCLVLAAFLVKGVEDPASNHPNQLEPEVTWCDLIS; encoded by the coding sequence ATGAGCTTTGGTTTTTTTGGGATTCAATATGGTTGGACTTTACAAATAGCCAATACGAGTGCTATTTATGAATACCTGGGAGCTAATGCCGAACAAGTTCCGATGCTTTGGTTAGCTGCGCCGTTAAGTGGTTTATTTGCTCAACCAATTGTTGGATATTTTAGCGATCGCACTTGGACTTGTATTGGGAGAAGAAGACCGTATTTTTTGATTGGTGCTATTCTTAGTTCCATTGCCTTAATTTTAATGCCTAATTCTCCGAGTCTCTGGATTGCAGCAGGTTTGTTGTGGATTTTAGACACTTCTTTCAATATTAGTATGCAGCCTTTTCGGGCTTTTGTGTCGGATTTATTACCAAAGCAACAAATTACTAAAGGGTTTACAATTCAAGGATTTTTTATTGGCTTTGGTGCAGTTGTAGCTTCTTTAACTCCATTTTTCCTCAATCACTTTTTTGGCATAACTAATAGTAGTACTGCTGAACATGCAATTCCTTTAACTGTAAAAATATCCTTTTATTTAGGCGCAATCATTTTATTATTTACCGTATTTTGGACAATTTTTACTACTAAGGAAAATCCACCAAGCACCATTGAACGTCATAATCAACCCTCAAAGCAATCTTTAGCAATTATTGGGCAAGAAATTCTGTTTCTAATTAAAACCATGCCCACTACTATGAGGCAATTAGCAGGAGTGCAATTTTTTACTTGGTTAGGAATGTTTTGTGTCTTTCTTTATTTACCAACCGCGATCGCTCATCATATTTTTGGTGCAATAATAGAAGGCTCTCCTTCATATACGGCTGGAATTGAATGGGCGGGATTTTGTATTGCTGTTTATAACGCAGTGTGCTTTATTTTTTCTTGGTTTATTCCAAAAATCGTTCTCGTTACCAGTCGCAAAGCAACCCATTCTTTGTGTCTTTTATGTGGCGGTTTAAGTACTATTTCCTTATTATTCATCCATAATCAGTATTTGATTTTAATACCGATGATTGGCTTTGGCATAGCCTGGGCTAGCATCTTATCAATTCCTTACGCAATTTTATCTGATAGTTTAACAACCAAAAATACAGGTTTTTATTTAGGTATTTTCAATACATTTATTGTCTTTCCTCAAATTGTGGCTTCTTTAGGATTGGGTTGGGTAATGGTAAACTATTTACACAGCGATCGCTTATTAACAGTAGCTTTGGGAGGTGTTTGTTTAGTTTTAGCTGCCTTCCTGGTTAAAGGAGTTGAAGATCCTGCGAGCAATCATCCGAATCAGCTTGAGCCAGAAGTTACTTGGTGCGATCTTATTTCCTAA
- a CDS encoding putative transcriptional regulator, which yields MNSLTKSETPIKDLKISLERDVFLRTLIRELAGTLQDIVGLEEASGFISVVGQNMGRQIDHDYKTALQVSSLTREQVADVLVDLKRRIQGDFYIIEQTDEKIVLGNRACPFAEKVIDRPAMCMMTSNVFGSIAAENLGYAKVELQETIATGAPGCQVVVYLKLTPEAEESQGREYFRGENEG from the coding sequence ATGAATAGTCTGACTAAGTCTGAAACACCGATTAAAGACCTCAAAATTTCTTTGGAACGAGATGTGTTTTTACGTACCTTAATTAGAGAATTAGCAGGTACATTGCAGGATATAGTGGGCTTAGAGGAAGCTTCAGGTTTTATTAGTGTTGTGGGTCAAAATATGGGAAGGCAAATCGACCACGACTATAAAACAGCTCTACAGGTATCCTCTCTTACACGAGAACAAGTAGCCGATGTTTTGGTAGATTTGAAGAGGCGAATTCAGGGAGACTTTTATATTATCGAACAGACGGATGAAAAAATTGTTTTAGGAAACCGTGCTTGTCCGTTTGCCGAAAAGGTCATTGATCGCCCTGCGATGTGTATGATGACTTCCAATGTTTTTGGTTCCATTGCAGCGGAAAATTTAGGGTACGCCAAAGTAGAACTACAAGAAACGATCGCGACGGGTGCGCCTGGATGTCAAGTGGTCGTTTATTTAAAACTCACCCCAGAAGCAGAAGAAAGTCAAGGAAGAGAATACTTTAGGGGAGAAAACGAGGGATGA
- a CDS encoding multi-sensor hybrid histidine kinase: MTPEQFLEFARPLPEPMFLVTGSGQILAVNPSLTKMLGLNRQTLQEKTLFELVAEPVDKVKQYLRICSSSREMVIGSLTFNANKSGTYLYRCEGAVIQPWSPQSPALILLRLKNRESASNRFTLLNKKIDQLAKEIRQRQLAEEERAKLLVQEQKARAEAEKLNRLKDEFLSTVSHELRTPLNAILGWSQLLRTSKTDETTRNRALETIERNARSQAQLIDDLLDISRIITGKIRLNVQTVQLLSVIEAAIDTVRPATNAKSIRLQSILDPAAEPVLGDPERLQQIVWNLLSNAIKFTPKYGRVQIYLQRINSHIEIVVTDTGQGISTEFLPYVFERFRQADSSITRSFGGLGLGLAIVRQLVELHGGTVHAESPGEGQGATFTVKLPIMAVRPIVIESERVHPAVGGSASFYCSSRLDQLRILIVDDDPDMRDLLIYTIEMCGAKVIAAASANEAISILSKSSPPFDILISDIGMPEEDGYTLLRRVRALPPEKGGQIPAIALTAYARTQDRTAALLAGFQSHIAKPVEPAELIAVIANLTGRIGNI; this comes from the coding sequence ATGACTCCCGAACAGTTTCTCGAGTTCGCTAGACCTCTCCCAGAACCTATGTTTCTAGTTACAGGATCTGGTCAGATACTAGCTGTCAACCCATCATTAACTAAAATGCTGGGGCTAAACCGTCAGACACTTCAAGAAAAAACGCTTTTTGAGCTAGTCGCAGAGCCGGTGGATAAAGTTAAACAATATCTGCGTATTTGCTCCAGCAGTAGAGAAATGGTGATTGGCTCATTAACTTTTAATGCTAACAAGAGTGGAACATACTTATATCGCTGTGAAGGTGCTGTAATCCAACCTTGGTCACCTCAATCTCCTGCACTAATTTTGTTGCGCTTAAAAAATAGAGAATCTGCCAGTAATAGATTTACACTGTTAAACAAGAAAATTGATCAATTAGCCAAAGAGATTCGACAACGTCAACTAGCAGAAGAAGAAAGGGCTAAACTTCTGGTACAGGAACAGAAAGCACGAGCAGAAGCGGAAAAGCTTAATCGATTAAAGGATGAATTTCTATCAACTGTTTCTCATGAACTACGAACACCCCTGAATGCCATTCTTGGTTGGTCTCAACTTCTGCGGACTAGCAAAACAGATGAAACAACCAGAAATCGTGCTTTAGAAACGATTGAGCGCAATGCTAGATCTCAGGCGCAGTTGATTGACGATCTTTTGGATATTTCACGCATTATTACAGGTAAAATTCGCCTTAATGTACAAACAGTCCAGCTATTGTCAGTGATAGAGGCAGCAATAGATACAGTACGACCTGCTACCAATGCCAAATCTATTCGACTGCAATCTATACTCGATCCAGCAGCAGAACCTGTTTTAGGTGACCCTGAGCGATTACAGCAGATTGTCTGGAATTTACTTAGTAATGCGATCAAATTCACACCTAAATACGGTCGGGTTCAGATTTACCTGCAACGCATTAATTCTCATATTGAAATTGTGGTGACAGATACAGGTCAAGGTATCAGTACCGAATTTCTTCCCTACGTCTTCGAGCGTTTTCGTCAGGCAGATAGTTCCATTACTCGTTCCTTTGGTGGGCTGGGGTTAGGTTTAGCCATTGTCCGCCAATTGGTAGAACTGCATGGTGGAACAGTCCATGCTGAAAGCCCAGGAGAAGGGCAAGGCGCAACCTTTACCGTAAAACTTCCCATCATGGCTGTTAGACCAATCGTAATTGAATCAGAAAGAGTGCATCCAGCAGTGGGAGGCAGTGCTTCTTTTTACTGTTCCTCTCGGTTAGATCAATTGAGAATACTGATTGTAGATGACGACCCCGATATGCGAGATTTACTCATCTACACAATCGAAATGTGTGGAGCAAAAGTCATTGCAGCAGCTTCAGCAAACGAAGCCATCTCAATCCTGAGCAAATCTTCACCACCATTCGACATTTTAATCAGTGATATTGGGATGCCAGAGGAAGACGGTTATACTTTATTGCGTCGAGTCAGAGCATTGCCACCAGAGAAAGGAGGTCAAATTCCTGCGATTGCTCTAACTGCCTATGCCCGAACTCAAGATCGTACTGCTGCTCTTTTAGCAGGTTTTCAATCTCATATTGCCAAACCCGTTGAACCTGCTGAATTAATTGCCGTGATTGCTAATCTGACTGGACGGATCGGAAATATTTAA
- a CDS encoding DNA polymerase III, delta subunit produces MPIYLYWGEDDFEINSAIVQLQQQILAPEWQQFNYHKLPGDRPEAILEGLNQVMTPVFGMGERLVWLVDTNLCQQCSDDILAELQRTLPVIPDTSHLLLTTSKKPDSRLKVTKLIKEYAQVKEFNLIPPWETDRLIAKVKDTAQAKAVKLTPKAIELLADSVGNNTRQLFNELDKLSLYHQDRNQPLDENAITPCLGEAEIALLVICNTQNSIKLAEAIIAGKTATALGLISDLINLNEPPLKIVATLVGKFRTWLVIKLMEEAGNRDNKAIAEAAEIGNPFRVKYLQREIDTLSSQQLITALPLLLDLEYSLKKGAESLATLQTKIIELCCLF; encoded by the coding sequence ATGCCTATTTATTTATATTGGGGTGAAGATGATTTTGAGATTAATAGCGCAATAGTTCAATTACAGCAACAAATTCTCGCTCCTGAATGGCAACAATTTAATTATCATAAACTACCAGGAGATCGCCCAGAAGCTATTCTCGAAGGATTAAATCAAGTGATGACTCCTGTATTTGGTATGGGAGAACGTTTGGTTTGGTTAGTCGACACTAATTTATGTCAGCAATGTTCAGATGATATTTTAGCCGAATTGCAAAGAACTCTACCAGTTATTCCCGATACTTCTCATCTTTTGTTAACCACTAGCAAAAAACCCGATAGTCGACTCAAAGTAACTAAATTGATTAAAGAGTATGCTCAAGTTAAAGAATTTAATCTCATTCCTCCTTGGGAGACAGATAGGTTAATTGCGAAGGTTAAAGACACTGCTCAAGCTAAAGCAGTGAAACTTACTCCTAAAGCGATTGAATTATTAGCAGATTCTGTCGGAAATAATACCAGGCAGTTATTTAATGAATTAGATAAATTAAGTCTTTATCATCAAGACCGTAATCAACCACTAGATGAAAATGCGATCACACCGTGCCTCGGCGAAGCCGAGATCGCTCTTTTAGTTATTTGTAATACTCAAAATAGTATCAAATTAGCTGAGGCAATTATAGCTGGTAAGACTGCCACGGCTTTGGGCTTGATTAGTGATTTAATTAATTTAAATGAACCTCCTTTAAAAATAGTTGCTACTTTAGTAGGCAAATTTCGCACTTGGTTAGTGATTAAACTGATGGAAGAAGCAGGCAATCGAGACAATAAAGCAATTGCCGAGGCAGCCGAAATTGGTAATCCCTTTCGAGTTAAATACTTACAAAGAGAAATTGATACTTTATCATCTCAACAGTTGATTACTGCTTTACCCCTATTATTAGATTTAGAATATAGTCTAAAAAAAGGAGCAGAATCTTTAGCTACTTTGCAGACTAAAATCATTGAATTGTGTTGTTTATTTTAA
- a CDS encoding glycosyl transferase family protein: MFSIYILTYNEEIDIAACIESAAVTDDVIVVDSFSKDRTVEIASSYPVRVVQHKFESHGKQRTWMLKNIPTKYEWVYILEADERMTPELFKECLAAIKSQQAIGYYVAERVMFMGKWIRHSTQYPRYQMRLFEKTKVWFDDYGHTEREVCLGNTGFLIETYPHYTSGKGLSRWLDKHNRYSTDEAAETIQQLNQGKVNWQQLFFGKSEIERRRALKDLSLRLPFRPLIRWIYMYFILGGIWDGKAGFAWCTLQAFYEYLIVLKVEEMQASFSPQVEANHQQNVDIKNETIVDSLLPSSVS, encoded by the coding sequence ATGTTTTCGATTTATATTCTTACTTACAACGAAGAAATTGATATTGCTGCTTGTATCGAATCTGCTGCTGTTACTGATGATGTAATTGTGGTTGATTCTTTTAGTAAAGATCGTACAGTAGAAATTGCGTCTAGTTATCCTGTTCGAGTTGTACAACATAAATTTGAAAGTCACGGTAAACAACGGACTTGGATGTTAAAAAATATTCCAACCAAATATGAATGGGTTTATATTCTGGAAGCTGATGAAAGAATGACTCCAGAATTATTTAAAGAATGTTTAGCAGCAATTAAATCTCAACAAGCGATCGGCTATTATGTTGCAGAAAGAGTAATGTTTATGGGGAAATGGATCCGTCACAGTACTCAGTATCCTCGTTATCAAATGCGTCTATTTGAAAAAACCAAAGTCTGGTTTGATGATTATGGACACACAGAAAGAGAAGTTTGTTTGGGAAATACTGGATTTTTAATTGAAACTTATCCTCATTATACTTCTGGTAAAGGTTTGAGTCGGTGGTTAGATAAACACAATCGTTACTCAACTGATGAAGCAGCAGAAACTATTCAACAACTCAACCAAGGAAAAGTTAATTGGCAACAATTATTCTTCGGTAAATCAGAAATAGAAAGAAGACGTGCCTTAAAAGATTTATCTTTGCGCTTACCTTTTCGTCCTCTAATTCGGTGGATTTATATGTATTTTATTCTGGGAGGTATTTGGGATGGTAAAGCAGGATTTGCTTGGTGTACCTTACAAGCATTTTACGAGTATTTAATTGTTTTAAAAGTAGAAGAAATGCAGGCTTCTTTTTCTCCACAAGTAGAAGCTAATCACCAGCAAAATGTTGATATAAAGAATGAGACAATCGTTGATAGTTTATTGCCTTCTTCAGTTAGTTGA
- a CDS encoding aldo/keto reductase codes for MKERSSEMQYRVLGSTGEEVSAIGLGGWHIGLKYVDEELGVRIVRTAIDHGITFMDNSWDYNGGVSETRMGKALRDGYRDKVFLMTKIDGRSKQEAAKQIDESLRRLQVDYIDLVQHHEIIRYEDPHRVFDEEGANAALIEAKEAGKLRYIGFTGHKDPQIHLYMLQVAAKQGFKFDAVQMPLNVMDAHYRSFAKLVVPELVKQNTGILAMKTMGNGILLRSKTVTPIECLHYALNLPTSVVITGIDSLEILAQAFEAVHTFKPMDESQERSLLAKTAEAALKGEFELFKTSSIFDSTAQNPDWLGEEPERLQELMPT; via the coding sequence ATGAAAGAACGCTCATCAGAAATGCAATACAGAGTTCTTGGTAGTACAGGCGAAGAAGTTTCTGCGATCGGATTAGGTGGTTGGCATATCGGTTTGAAGTACGTTGATGAAGAATTAGGAGTCAGAATAGTTCGCACAGCGATTGATCACGGTATTACCTTCATGGATAACAGTTGGGATTACAATGGTGGTGTCAGTGAAACGCGCATGGGTAAAGCACTCCGCGATGGCTATCGAGATAAAGTTTTTTTGATGACCAAAATTGATGGGAGATCGAAGCAAGAAGCTGCTAAACAAATAGACGAGTCTCTGCGTCGTCTTCAAGTAGATTATATCGATCTGGTTCAGCATCACGAAATTATTCGTTACGAGGATCCTCATCGAGTTTTTGACGAAGAAGGTGCTAATGCTGCTTTGATTGAGGCTAAAGAAGCTGGTAAACTCCGATACATTGGTTTTACTGGACATAAAGATCCTCAGATCCATTTGTATATGCTTCAAGTCGCAGCCAAACAAGGATTTAAATTTGATGCGGTGCAAATGCCACTCAATGTTATGGATGCTCATTATCGTAGCTTTGCTAAATTGGTTGTACCAGAATTGGTTAAACAGAATACTGGTATTTTGGCGATGAAAACTATGGGCAATGGTATTTTATTACGTTCCAAAACGGTAACGCCCATTGAATGTTTACACTATGCTTTAAATTTGCCTACATCAGTGGTGATTACAGGAATTGATAGTTTAGAAATACTCGCTCAAGCCTTTGAGGCGGTACATACCTTTAAACCAATGGACGAATCTCAAGAGCGATCGCTTTTAGCTAAAACTGCAGAGGCAGCATTAAAGGGAGAGTTTGAGTTATTTAAAACTTCATCAATTTTTGATAGCACTGCCCAAAACCCCGATTGGCTTGGCGAAGAACCCGAACGCCTTCAGGAATTAATGCCTACTTAA
- a CDS encoding putative glycosyl transferase gives MSNQFRELLKKVGSGTHTGKDLTRQEAEKATLMMLQQKATPAQIGAFMIAHRIKRPTPEELAGMLDAYEQLATKLTLTKPNNKLPVVFGNPYDGRSRTAPVMPITALILATVGIPVILHGGDCMPTKYGIPLIEIWRNLGVDFAGLSLKQTTTLLEKTGIGFIYLPQHFPEANALVPYRDQIGKRPPFATAELIWSPFVGNYHLVSGFVHPPTEERFQATFKLKEINHYTTVKGLEGSCDLARSRTGIIGLGQPDGSFERLHLHPRDYDLDGTDLALESTPQLIEQLQAIIAGKNCELMPSAILNGGFYLWRFGICSDLATGFTQAEAMLTQGKVAEKLNQLQSQITADTGIALSEVV, from the coding sequence ATGAGCAATCAGTTTCGAGAATTATTAAAAAAAGTCGGTAGCGGTACTCATACGGGTAAAGATTTAACTCGCCAAGAAGCAGAGAAAGCAACTTTAATGATGTTGCAACAAAAAGCAACTCCCGCTCAAATTGGTGCGTTTATGATTGCTCATCGGATTAAACGTCCAACTCCTGAAGAATTAGCAGGAATGCTTGATGCTTACGAACAATTAGCAACAAAACTTACTCTTACTAAGCCTAACAATAAATTGCCCGTTGTCTTTGGCAATCCTTACGACGGGCGATCGCGCACTGCTCCTGTGATGCCGATTACTGCCTTAATTTTAGCTACGGTGGGAATCCCAGTAATTTTACACGGTGGGGATTGTATGCCTACTAAATATGGAATTCCTTTGATCGAAATTTGGCGCAACTTGGGAGTTGATTTTGCTGGTTTATCCCTAAAACAAACTACTACCTTACTGGAGAAAACAGGCATTGGTTTTATTTATTTACCGCAACACTTTCCTGAAGCTAATGCCCTGGTACCCTATCGCGATCAAATTGGTAAACGCCCACCTTTTGCTACAGCAGAATTAATTTGGTCACCTTTTGTAGGCAATTATCATCTGGTTTCTGGTTTTGTTCATCCGCCTACCGAAGAACGTTTTCAAGCAACTTTTAAATTAAAAGAAATTAATCATTACACTACTGTCAAAGGATTAGAAGGTAGTTGCGATCTTGCTCGTAGTCGTACAGGTATTATTGGTTTAGGACAACCAGATGGTAGCTTTGAACGTCTTCATCTTCATCCTCGTGATTACGATTTAGATGGCACAGATTTAGCTTTAGAATCTACTCCTCAGCTAATTGAACAACTGCAAGCAATCATTGCAGGAAAAAATTGTGAATTAATGCCTTCAGCGATTTTAAATGGAGGTTTTTATCTCTGGCGGTTTGGTATTTGTTCAGATTTAGCTACAGGTTTTACTCAAGCAGAAGCTATGTTGACTCAAGGCAAAGTAGCTGAGAAATTAAATCAGTTGCAAAGTCAAATCACTGCTGATACTGGTATTGCTTTGAGTGAAGTAGTTTAA
- a CDS encoding transcriptional regulator has protein sequence MRIEQLQAFLAVTETGNFGQAAKKCGVTQSTISRQIQSLEQDLGLLLFHRTSQAKLTVGGEKLLPRALKICQEWEKVCAEFTDLAAGKQPELCIAAIHSVCAHYLPPVLQKFCATHPEIQLRVTALGSDRALKVLRDGLVDVAIVMNNRFLTSSAEMVVDVLYEEEIQVLMSVDHPLTKYETITWSELVKYPQVVFKDGYGMQRLVHEWFARHNAEPKTIMELNTLDAFRGVVRQGEMIALLPQAALIESRQDPTLAIRSISTPDKLISQEISSLEFKNNLTRQVVLVTTSDRLSIPPIAHFCNLVKQMNQITTTLLNEKQLVGNC, from the coding sequence ATGCGGATTGAACAACTACAAGCTTTTTTAGCTGTGACAGAAACTGGTAATTTTGGGCAGGCAGCCAAAAAATGTGGGGTGACTCAATCTACTATTAGTCGTCAAATTCAATCTTTAGAACAAGATTTGGGCTTACTTTTGTTTCATCGTACGTCCCAAGCCAAACTAACGGTGGGAGGAGAAAAATTATTACCCCGCGCCCTCAAAATTTGCCAAGAATGGGAAAAAGTTTGTGCTGAGTTTACTGATTTGGCAGCAGGAAAACAACCAGAACTTTGTATAGCAGCGATCCATTCTGTTTGCGCTCATTATCTTCCGCCGGTGTTACAAAAATTTTGTGCAACTCATCCAGAAATTCAGTTAAGGGTGACGGCGTTGGGAAGCGATCGCGCTTTGAAGGTGTTACGAGATGGTTTGGTAGATGTGGCGATTGTGATGAATAATCGTTTTTTGACTTCTTCAGCCGAAATGGTGGTAGATGTACTCTATGAAGAAGAAATTCAAGTTTTGATGTCAGTCGATCATCCCTTAACTAAATATGAAACCATTACTTGGTCAGAATTAGTGAAATATCCCCAAGTAGTATTTAAAGATGGTTATGGGATGCAAAGATTGGTACACGAGTGGTTTGCCCGTCACAATGCCGAACCAAAAACAATCATGGAATTGAATACCCTTGATGCTTTTCGGGGGGTAGTCAGACAAGGAGAAATGATTGCCTTACTTCCTCAAGCAGCTTTAATTGAGTCTAGACAAGATCCTACTTTAGCCATTCGTTCTATTAGTACACCAGATAAGTTAATCTCTCAGGAGATTTCATCATTAGAGTTTAAAAATAATTTAACTCGTCAAGTAGTCTTAGTCACTACAAGCGATCGCTTATCAATTCCTCCAATTGCTCATTTTTGCAATCTGGTTAAACAAATGAATCAAATTACTACTACCTTATTGAATGAGAAACAATTAGTAGGTAATTGCTAA